The proteins below come from a single Planctomycetaceae bacterium genomic window:
- a CDS encoding sugar transferase produces the protein MSRNAILYPVKPGKATVPEVADSTSLSDLLEYADDLPSTDWLTQLHLQSPRENLTCLPLSTRIAKRAVDIVGATLLLMCCGPIMLVTAVLVKLTSTGPVIYSQQRVGVNLRSKTSRDRRQQSGPVPDNSVDRRGTGRDRRAGSSFGRPFTIYKFRTMRIDAESNGARFAEHDDPRTTPIGRLLRRTRIDELPQLWNILRGDMSLVGPRPERPEFMEELSGEIPNYVDRLGLKPGLTGMAQVVNGYDNEIEGFRRKVSYDLLYLQNCCLINDLKILGRTIRVVITGEGAL, from the coding sequence ATGAGCCGCAACGCGATTCTGTACCCGGTCAAACCCGGCAAAGCGACCGTCCCCGAAGTCGCAGATTCGACCAGCCTGTCGGATCTGCTGGAGTATGCCGACGACCTGCCCAGCACGGACTGGCTGACTCAGCTGCATCTGCAGTCGCCGCGTGAGAACCTGACGTGCCTGCCGCTGTCAACGCGGATCGCGAAACGCGCGGTGGATATTGTCGGGGCGACGCTGCTGCTGATGTGCTGCGGCCCGATCATGCTGGTGACCGCCGTTCTGGTAAAGCTGACGTCAACCGGTCCGGTGATCTACTCCCAGCAGCGAGTCGGCGTGAATCTGCGAAGCAAGACCAGCCGCGATCGGCGTCAGCAATCCGGACCCGTGCCCGACAACAGTGTGGACCGGCGCGGTACCGGCCGTGACCGGCGAGCCGGTAGCAGTTTCGGTCGGCCGTTCACGATCTACAAATTTCGCACGATGCGGATCGACGCCGAAAGCAACGGAGCTCGTTTTGCCGAGCACGACGATCCCCGCACGACGCCGATCGGACGCCTCCTGCGGCGAACCAGAATCGATGAACTGCCGCAACTCTGGAATATCCTCCGCGGCGATATGTCGCTTGTCGGCCCGCGACCGGAACGGCCGGAGTTCATGGAAGAACTGTCCGGCGAAATCCCCAACTACGTCGATCGCCTCGGCCTGAAACCCGGACTGACCGGCATGGCTCAGGTTGTCAACGGCTACGACAACGAGATCGAAGGCTTCCGCCGCAAGGTCAGCTATGACCTGCTGTACCTGCAAAATTGCTGTCTGATCAACGATCTGAAAATCCTTGGCCGCACCATCCGCGTCGTCATCACAGGCGAAGGCGCTCTGTAG
- a CDS encoding SRPBCC family protein produces the protein MPKFHVQRSITIDASPEEVFDRVADFGTWTTWSPWLCAEPDAEVKVSEDSSSEGSVYSWSGQIVGG, from the coding sequence ATGCCGAAGTTTCACGTTCAGCGTTCAATCACCATTGATGCGTCACCGGAAGAAGTCTTCGACAGAGTTGCTGACTTCGGCACCTGGACAACGTGGTCGCCGTGGCTGTGTGCGGAACCGGACGCCGAAGTCAAAGTCAGTGAAGATTCTTCGTCGGAGGGGTCCGTGTATTCGTGGAGCGGCCAGATCGTTGGCGGGTGA
- the dcm gene encoding DNA (cytosine-5-)-methyltransferase, which yields MPNLLIRDVPRAIHSQIRREHQRRLMSQNAYLVSLLSEAVERQNGPSLFDGIDDAALDVPNTTRNDVTYSVPFTFIDLFSGIGGMRLGLEAVGGKCLFSCEVDPHAQKTYRAWFGDNPAGNVTELTQKSDIPPHDVLAAGFPCQPFSLAGVSKKNSLGREHGFKDRTQGTLFFHLATIIEVHRPPVLLLENVKNLRSHNKGDTWKTIVGTLNDLDYEIFSEVIDASAWVPQHRERVLIVGFDRQTFGAEPPFQFPDPSDAPQPQLREILETSPDPKYTLSDQLWRYLQDYAERHRRKGNGFGCSIADPDGITRTLSARYHKDGSEVLISQGEKQNPRRLTPREAGRLMGFPEHLLDRMLKPPQVVSDTQAYKQFGNAVVPALIQAVARQIVKVMHWKVLRRNGCLLKR from the coding sequence ATGCCAAATCTGTTGATCCGGGATGTTCCCAGGGCGATCCATTCACAGATTCGACGCGAACACCAGCGTCGACTGATGAGCCAGAATGCTTATCTGGTGTCGCTGCTGTCGGAGGCTGTCGAACGCCAAAACGGGCCGAGCCTGTTCGACGGCATCGACGACGCGGCTCTGGACGTTCCCAACACGACTCGGAACGACGTGACGTACTCCGTACCGTTTACGTTTATCGACTTGTTCTCCGGCATTGGAGGAATGCGGCTGGGGCTGGAAGCCGTTGGCGGAAAGTGTCTGTTCTCCTGCGAAGTCGATCCCCACGCACAGAAGACGTATCGCGCCTGGTTTGGCGACAATCCTGCCGGCAATGTTACTGAACTCACGCAGAAGTCAGATATCCCGCCTCATGACGTCCTGGCGGCCGGCTTTCCCTGTCAGCCGTTTTCGCTGGCCGGAGTTTCGAAAAAGAACAGTCTTGGTCGTGAGCACGGATTTAAGGACCGGACGCAGGGAACGCTCTTCTTCCATCTGGCGACGATCATCGAAGTTCACCGCCCTCCTGTGCTGCTGCTGGAAAATGTCAAGAACCTGCGGTCGCACAACAAGGGCGATACCTGGAAGACGATCGTCGGGACGCTGAATGACCTGGACTACGAGATCTTCAGCGAAGTCATTGACGCGTCCGCCTGGGTTCCGCAGCACCGCGAACGCGTGCTGATTGTCGGTTTCGATCGACAGACCTTCGGGGCCGAACCACCATTTCAGTTCCCGGATCCGTCAGACGCCCCGCAGCCGCAGCTTCGCGAGATCCTGGAAACATCCCCCGATCCGAAGTACACACTCTCCGATCAGCTTTGGCGGTACCTGCAGGACTATGCAGAGCGGCACCGCCGGAAAGGAAACGGCTTCGGCTGCAGCATCGCCGATCCGGATGGCATCACCCGGACGCTCAGCGCCCGGTATCACAAGGACGGCTCGGAAGTTTTGATTTCACAGGGGGAGAAACAAAACCCGCGCCGGCTGACTCCCCGCGAAGCCGGAAGACTGATGGGGTTTCCCGAACACCTGCTCGACCGCATGCTGAAACCGCCACAGGTTGTTTCGGATACGCAGGCCTATAAGCAGTTCGGAAATGCGGTTGTGCCGGCCTTGATTCAGGCTGTCGCGCGGCAGATTGTCAAAGTGATGCACTGGAAGGTCCTGCGTCGAAACGGCTGCCTCCTGAAGCGATAG
- a CDS encoding alginate export family protein, protein MKRIALAGVLVLWLCGSTVAGEICSVFDAAPDFLDVDCGLTDLFSDATDDWKANVGGALRYRYINERNRLRPPLPAGRSSYDQYRFTPFAELVYRENLQLYVQAIDAQTFDADLPKLAIDENQADLLQFYADLKIAESDNDGTLRLRAGRQLLSYGSQHLISPLGWANTFRNFEGLRLYYSDPDWAIDGFVVQPVDGASGNLFRPTSFDNPDQSRFFSGVYATNKNAPNGTLDLYWLWLKENADNPGLIDGNRHTVGSRYAGKMPIGAEAADSVSLIWDLEGAYQFGREDFGGAVNQRINAGFASATGGIGLDAVPWKPTLTGIFFWGSGDSNPLDGKNTTVSTLFPLGHAYWGQIDNFNGQNLIDYGLHLTVKPVDKVTLLAGTHWFTKAARQDAIYNVAGVPFGGPVGTASRNLGTELDLVATWQIQDNLQLQAGYFWFWYGSAVGNHPVPAVANRGDAEMVYMFLDWTF, encoded by the coding sequence ATGAAACGAATTGCACTCGCAGGAGTTCTTGTACTGTGGCTTTGCGGCTCGACCGTTGCCGGCGAAATCTGTTCTGTATTCGACGCCGCTCCGGATTTCCTCGACGTGGACTGCGGGCTGACTGACCTGTTCAGCGACGCGACCGACGACTGGAAGGCCAACGTCGGCGGGGCTCTTCGTTATCGCTATATCAACGAGCGAAACCGCCTGCGACCGCCGCTGCCCGCCGGGCGCAGTTCTTACGACCAATACCGGTTCACGCCGTTTGCGGAGCTGGTTTACCGCGAGAATCTGCAACTGTACGTGCAGGCCATCGACGCTCAGACGTTTGACGCTGACCTGCCGAAGCTGGCGATCGATGAAAACCAGGCTGACCTGCTGCAGTTTTACGCGGACTTGAAGATTGCTGAGTCCGACAATGACGGAACTCTCCGTCTGCGAGCCGGTCGTCAACTGCTGAGCTACGGATCTCAGCACTTGATTTCTCCGCTGGGCTGGGCCAACACGTTCCGCAATTTCGAAGGTCTGCGGCTTTACTATTCCGACCCGGACTGGGCCATCGATGGATTCGTCGTTCAGCCGGTCGACGGAGCCAGTGGAAATCTGTTCCGTCCGACCAGTTTTGATAATCCGGATCAAAGCCGGTTCTTCAGCGGCGTCTATGCCACCAACAAGAATGCACCAAACGGGACTCTGGACCTGTACTGGCTCTGGCTGAAGGAAAACGCAGACAACCCGGGACTCATCGACGGCAACCGTCATACCGTTGGTTCCCGCTACGCCGGAAAGATGCCGATTGGTGCCGAAGCGGCGGATTCCGTGAGTCTGATCTGGGACCTGGAAGGTGCATACCAATTCGGAAGGGAAGACTTTGGCGGTGCCGTGAATCAGCGGATCAATGCCGGTTTCGCTTCCGCGACCGGCGGCATCGGACTGGATGCCGTTCCGTGGAAGCCAACACTAACCGGCATTTTCTTCTGGGGCTCCGGTGACAGCAATCCGCTGGATGGAAAGAACACCACCGTCAGCACACTGTTTCCGCTTGGCCATGCGTATTGGGGGCAGATTGACAACTTCAACGGCCAGAACCTGATCGATTATGGTCTTCATCTGACGGTCAAACCCGTCGACAAAGTCACGCTGCTGGCCGGAACTCACTGGTTCACCAAGGCCGCCCGCCAGGACGCGATCTACAATGTCGCCGGCGTTCCGTTCGGTGGCCCCGTCGGCACAGCCAGCCGGAACCTCGGCACCGAACTGGACCTGGTCGCGACATGGCAGATTCAGGACAACCTGCAGCTTCAGGCAGGCTACTTCTGGTTCTGGTATGGCAGCGCTGTTGGCAACCATCCGGTTCCGGCAGTGGCCAATCGCGGCGACGCGGAGATGGTCTACATGTTTCTGGACTGGACGTTCTAA
- the hemL gene encoding glutamate-1-semialdehyde 2,1-aminomutase translates to MAANTSSRSNSESQFQRACRSIPGGVNSPARAFGAVGGIPPFVASGDGPWLVDIDGNRYIDFVGSWGPHILGHRHPAVLAAIEQALRTGTSFGAPTVAESDLAELVVQLVPSVEKVRMVNSGTEATMSAIRLARGFTGRNKVVKFSGCYHGHVDSLLVQAGSGALTLGTPSSPGIPAGCTSDTVVLPYNNVQSLRDAFAQHADSLAAVILEPVCGNMGCVVPTEEFLHSLRKLCSDHATVLIFDEVMSGFRVALGGAQSRFGVIPDMTTLGKILGGGMPVGAYGGRAEIMDAISPVGKVYQAGTLSGNPIAMASGIAMLSTLREQDPYGMLEDLSAQLADGLCSAAASAGVQIQLNRVGSMLTMFFADAPVTDFESATCSDTKKFARWFHGMLDRGIYLPCSQYEALFVSATHTPELIQQTVNAASDVLKSL, encoded by the coding sequence ATGGCAGCAAACACGTCTTCACGCTCCAACAGTGAATCGCAGTTCCAGCGGGCCTGCCGGTCAATTCCCGGTGGAGTCAACAGCCCCGCACGCGCATTCGGCGCTGTCGGCGGCATTCCGCCCTTTGTTGCCAGCGGCGACGGACCCTGGCTGGTTGACATCGACGGCAACCGCTACATCGACTTCGTGGGCTCGTGGGGACCACACATCCTCGGCCATCGACATCCAGCGGTGCTGGCGGCAATCGAACAGGCTTTGCGGACAGGAACCAGTTTCGGCGCGCCAACCGTCGCGGAGTCCGATCTGGCGGAACTTGTCGTACAGCTTGTGCCGTCGGTCGAAAAAGTGCGGATGGTGAATTCCGGCACCGAAGCCACGATGTCGGCAATTCGGCTGGCGCGCGGATTCACCGGACGCAACAAGGTTGTCAAATTCTCCGGCTGTTACCACGGCCATGTTGACAGCCTGCTGGTCCAGGCCGGCAGCGGAGCATTGACACTCGGCACACCGTCCAGCCCTGGCATTCCCGCAGGCTGCACGAGCGACACAGTCGTTCTGCCGTACAACAACGTACAGTCGCTGCGAGACGCCTTCGCACAGCATGCCGACTCGCTGGCGGCTGTCATTCTCGAACCGGTTTGCGGCAACATGGGCTGCGTCGTGCCGACGGAAGAATTTCTTCACTCGCTGCGCAAGCTGTGTTCCGACCATGCCACGGTGTTGATCTTCGACGAAGTTATGAGCGGTTTCCGAGTTGCCCTCGGAGGCGCGCAGTCGCGATTCGGTGTCATTCCCGACATGACAACACTCGGCAAAATCCTCGGCGGAGGAATGCCCGTCGGCGCGTATGGCGGGCGAGCGGAAATCATGGACGCGATTTCACCCGTCGGAAAGGTCTATCAGGCGGGAACTCTGTCCGGCAATCCCATCGCCATGGCCAGCGGCATCGCCATGCTGAGCACACTGCGTGAACAGGATCCATACGGAATGCTGGAAGACCTGAGTGCTCAGCTTGCCGACGGCCTGTGTTCCGCCGCGGCAAGCGCAGGAGTGCAGATTCAGTTGAACCGCGTCGGCAGCATGCTGACGATGTTTTTCGCCGACGCACCGGTCACCGATTTCGAATCCGCGACATGTTCGGACACTAAGAAATTCGCCAGGTGGTTCCACGGAATGCTGGACCGCGGAATCTACCTGCCGTGCAGTCAGTACGAAGCATTGTTCGTCTCCGCCACCCACACACCGGAACTCATCCAGCAGACCGTGAACGCCGCAAGTGACGTCTTGAAGTCGCTGTAA
- a CDS encoding GyrI-like domain-containing protein codes for MAGELEHRRLERGRLIDDEIRFLKPFRSRSDVGFAFQPSGSGTEVTWSMNGSLPWFMFWMKGMMEPFIGMDYDRGLKMLKEWIETGEIQAKTVIRGVESIGPLRMAGVRRSCAVREVGESMQEAFGEVHRQFQAHNLPTDGKGISVYHHFDIRGQRFDYTSGFLIPESTSNIPSGLSTWSIPKVNALAVEHQGSYGHLGNSWSAANQYTRYKKLKQSKAGTFEIYRNTPDDTAPADLRTDIYLPLR; via the coding sequence TTGGCGGGTGAACTGGAACATCGCCGTCTTGAACGAGGCCGCCTGATTGACGACGAGATCCGATTCCTGAAGCCGTTCAGGTCTCGGTCAGACGTCGGCTTTGCGTTTCAGCCGAGCGGCAGCGGCACCGAAGTGACATGGTCCATGAATGGTTCGCTGCCGTGGTTCATGTTCTGGATGAAGGGCATGATGGAACCGTTCATCGGCATGGACTATGACCGTGGCCTGAAGATGCTGAAGGAATGGATCGAAACCGGCGAGATCCAGGCGAAAACAGTCATCCGTGGAGTCGAATCAATCGGCCCGCTGCGAATGGCGGGAGTACGCCGGTCGTGTGCGGTCCGCGAAGTCGGCGAATCCATGCAGGAAGCGTTCGGTGAAGTCCACCGACAGTTTCAGGCTCACAACCTGCCGACGGATGGAAAAGGCATCTCGGTTTACCACCACTTTGACATCCGGGGCCAGCGGTTCGACTACACGTCGGGATTCCTCATTCCGGAATCGACATCAAACATTCCATCCGGCCTTTCCACCTGGTCGATTCCCAAAGTGAATGCTCTGGCCGTCGAACATCAGGGCAGTTACGGACACCTCGGGAATTCGTGGAGTGCTGCCAACCAGTACACTCGCTACAAAAAGCTGAAACAAAGCAAGGCCGGTACGTTCGAAATCTACCGGAACACTCCGGACGACACGGCACCTGCCGACCTGCGGACCGACATCTATCTGCCGCTTCGGTAG